A single window of Methanothermobacter marburgensis str. Marburg DNA harbors:
- the pyrE gene encoding orotate phosphoribosyltransferase gives MQVKDQEKLRETLIKLLSERNVIQRGKFVLSSGRESDYYVDIKRAITDPEVLDVIARLIKGEVEGADKIAGPALGAVPIATAVSLYSRKPLLMIRKEKKGYGTSKLIEGELKTGERVAVVEDVTTTGGSLLRAVRAIQENGGVVERTFVVVDREEGAVEEFKKRGIELIPLISVSDFRDDH, from the coding sequence GAGAGAAATGTCATTCAGAGGGGTAAGTTTGTCCTCTCATCAGGCAGAGAAAGTGATTATTACGTTGATATCAAGCGAGCTATAACCGACCCTGAGGTCCTTGATGTGATAGCGAGGCTCATAAAGGGTGAGGTGGAGGGTGCAGACAAGATTGCGGGCCCTGCCCTGGGCGCGGTCCCCATTGCTACCGCAGTGTCCCTTTACTCCAGAAAGCCCCTCCTCATGATAAGAAAGGAAAAGAAGGGTTATGGAACATCAAAACTCATTGAGGGTGAACTTAAAACCGGTGAAAGGGTCGCTGTTGTGGAGGACGTCACAACAACTGGAGGATCACTTCTGAGGGCCGTGAGGGCGATCCAGGAAAATGGAGGGGTGGTTGAGAGGACATTTGTTGTGGTTGACCGTGAGGAGGGGGCGGTTGAGGAATTCAAAAAAAGGGGTATTGAACTCATACCGCTGATATCGGTCTCTGATTTCAGGGATGATCACTGA
- a CDS encoding MogA/MoaB family molybdenum cofactor biosynthesis protein, with the protein MKSASMEEHRRLAPEDIICGVITLSDSKYEEFRKTGEIPEGDLSGRKLMEALSESYSVKEYRIIPDDRHELLSAVDDMIDKGADVIFTTGGTGIGSRDITVETLRGIFEKELDGFGEIFRYLSFKKLGAGAILSRATAGVYRKTLIFALPGSPNAVELGIEIAVPELGHLVKHLRE; encoded by the coding sequence ATGAAAAGTGCCAGCATGGAGGAGCACAGGAGATTGGCTCCAGAGGACATAATCTGCGGTGTCATCACCCTCAGTGATTCAAAATATGAGGAATTCAGAAAAACCGGTGAAATACCTGAAGGTGACCTATCAGGCAGAAAACTCATGGAGGCACTGTCTGAAAGTTACTCTGTTAAGGAATACAGGATAATACCTGATGACAGACATGAACTTCTATCTGCAGTTGATGATATGATAGATAAGGGTGCTGACGTTATATTTACCACCGGTGGCACAGGAATTGGAAGTAGAGACATAACAGTGGAGACCCTAAGGGGTATCTTTGAAAAGGAACTGGATGGTTTCGGTGAGATATTCAGGTACCTCTCATTTAAAAAGCTGGGAGCAGGGGCGATACTCAGCAGGGCAACGGCGGGTGTATACAGAAAAACACTGATATTTGCACTTCCAGGGTCACCGAACGCGGTGGAACTTGGGATTGAAATTGCTGTCCCTGAACTCGGCCACCTTGTTAAGCACCTCAGGGAATAA